A window of Tautonia plasticadhaerens contains these coding sequences:
- a CDS encoding hydroxypyruvate isomerase family protein has translation MPRRDDLDRPELTRRTLLRSTAAAAAVGVLAPAGPARAGGPPQGTAVTKGRVRQSACRWCYGSIPIDELAGAAKRMGLVGIDLLRPEDFEAVKAHGLICTMTSTHDLARGLNDPANHDDCLAAINAAIEATAKEGWRNVITFSGNRNGLDDRTGLEHCAKALREVVPVAEQAGVVINMELLNSKVDHPDYMCDTSAWGVELVKRVGSDHFKLLYDIYHMQIMEGDIIRTIERDHPHFGHYHTGGNPGRHELDETQELFYPAICRAIVDTGFDGFLAQEFIPTRDPLTSLAEAVTLCDV, from the coding sequence ATGCCCCGCCGAGACGACCTCGACCGGCCCGAGCTGACTCGAAGGACCCTGCTCCGCTCGACCGCCGCCGCCGCGGCCGTCGGTGTCCTCGCCCCGGCCGGGCCGGCCCGGGCCGGGGGCCCGCCCCAGGGGACGGCCGTGACGAAGGGCCGCGTCCGGCAGTCGGCCTGCCGCTGGTGCTACGGCTCGATCCCGATCGACGAGCTGGCCGGGGCCGCGAAGCGGATGGGGCTGGTCGGCATCGACCTGCTCAGGCCCGAGGACTTCGAGGCGGTCAAGGCCCACGGCCTGATCTGCACGATGACCTCGACCCACGACCTGGCCCGCGGCCTCAACGACCCCGCCAACCACGACGACTGCCTGGCCGCCATCAACGCGGCGATCGAGGCCACGGCGAAGGAGGGCTGGCGGAACGTCATCACCTTCTCCGGCAACCGCAATGGCCTGGACGACCGGACCGGCCTGGAGCACTGCGCGAAGGCCCTCCGGGAGGTCGTCCCGGTGGCCGAGCAGGCCGGCGTGGTGATCAACATGGAGTTGCTGAACAGCAAGGTCGACCACCCCGACTACATGTGCGACACCTCGGCCTGGGGGGTCGAGCTGGTCAAGCGGGTCGGGTCGGACCACTTCAAGCTCCTGTACGACATCTACCACATGCAGATCATGGAGGGGGACATCATCCGGACGATCGAGCGGGACCACCCCCACTTCGGCCACTACCACACCGGCGGCAACCCCGGCCGCCACGAGCTGGACGAGACCCAGGAGCTGTTCTATCCCGCCATCTGCCGGGCGATCGTCGACACCGGCTTCGACGGCTTCCTCGCCCAGGAGTTCATCCCCACCCGGGACCCCCTCACCAGCCTGGCCGAGGCCGTGACCCTCTGCGACGTCTGA
- the mnhG gene encoding monovalent cation/H(+) antiporter subunit G gives MSDAVIIVAVVLGSAFMFLGALGLARLPDFYHRIHPPTKTTTFGLAFLLVGVAVAVPRVDVITKACLAVLFIAMTAPVSSHLLIRAAYRRGVPSGTPPVPDEYRDACDRHGGGPEPGAEPGEGPTRPSGPSPT, from the coding sequence GTGAGCGACGCGGTGATCATCGTGGCCGTGGTGCTGGGGTCGGCCTTCATGTTCCTGGGGGCGCTGGGGCTGGCGCGGCTGCCCGACTTCTACCACCGGATCCACCCGCCGACGAAGACGACCACCTTCGGCCTGGCCTTCCTGCTGGTCGGCGTGGCGGTGGCGGTGCCCCGGGTGGACGTGATCACCAAGGCCTGCCTGGCCGTGCTGTTCATCGCGATGACGGCGCCGGTGTCGTCGCACCTGCTGATCCGGGCGGCCTACCGCCGGGGGGTGCCGTCGGGAACGCCGCCGGTCCCGGACGAGTATCGGGACGCCTGCGACCGGCACGGCGGCGGCCCCGAACCGGGGGCGGAGCCCGGCGAGGGCCCGACGCGCCCGTCGGGCCCCTCGCCCACCTGA
- a CDS encoding monovalent cation/H+ antiporter complex subunit F, whose protein sequence is MEVVVLGALGVVGLGLACCLYRIVRGPSAFDRVLAFDAAALNVVGAILLDSILIRSGAFLDVVLVVTLLGFLGTIALTAFLEGRLGE, encoded by the coding sequence ATGGAGGTGGTCGTCCTCGGGGCGCTGGGGGTGGTGGGACTCGGCCTGGCGTGCTGCCTGTACCGGATCGTCCGGGGCCCCTCGGCGTTCGACCGGGTGCTGGCCTTCGACGCGGCGGCCCTGAACGTGGTGGGGGCGATCCTGCTGGACTCGATCCTGATCCGGAGCGGGGCGTTCCTGGACGTCGTGCTGGTGGTGACGCTGCTGGGGTTCCTGGGCACGATCGCGTTGACGGCGTTCCTAGAGGGGAGGCTCGGCGAGTGA
- a CDS encoding Na+/H+ antiporter subunit E encodes MSVVMWGVFLSLVWMLLFGRLTLASALTGLAVGLLVSGFARWTIAQDGREVGSRRSVSFPNPARLARGSIAAVRLLGFFLVELTKANLQLSRDVLRPRPDFRPALLALDVPDLRPGEVVLLAAMISLTPGTISVDVERDASTLYVHSIYAGDPEGLRAGLREFADRIVAVRGERRSHRGSGVG; translated from the coding sequence ATGAGCGTCGTCATGTGGGGCGTCTTCCTGTCGCTGGTCTGGATGCTCCTGTTCGGTCGGCTGACCCTGGCCTCGGCGCTGACGGGCCTGGCGGTCGGGTTGCTGGTGTCGGGCTTCGCCCGGTGGACGATCGCCCAGGACGGCCGGGAGGTCGGCAGCCGTCGGTCGGTCTCGTTCCCGAATCCTGCCCGGCTCGCCCGGGGCTCGATCGCGGCCGTCCGGCTGCTCGGGTTCTTCCTCGTCGAGCTGACCAAGGCGAACCTGCAACTGTCCCGGGACGTGCTCCGGCCCCGGCCCGACTTCCGGCCGGCGCTGCTGGCCCTCGACGTGCCGGACCTGAGGCCGGGGGAGGTGGTGCTCCTGGCGGCGATGATCTCGCTGACGCCGGGGACCATCTCCGTCGACGTGGAGCGGGACGCGTCGACCCTGTACGTCCACAGCATCTATGCCGGGGACCCGGAGGGACTGAGGGCCGGGCTCCGGGAGTTCGCCGACCGGATCGTCGCGGTCCGAGGAGAGCGGCGGTCGCATCGCGGATCGGGGGTGGGCTGA
- a CDS encoding complex I subunit 5 family protein: MNNIVCVPVVLPLAASVVLLALGDRPALKRSIALAVGAALLALAGRMAWRSAWNEEILVLELGGWSARLGIVWIVDATASIMLLLAASVGLGVLLAGPGTIRGPRESDSIEALHFFLMAGVNGCFVTGDLFNLFVFFEVFLMASYVQIALGARPRQFERAFPYVIINFVAGLLMLAGIGVVYASAGTVNLAELSEVVSRGGLPPAFRGGVAVVLAVFATKAALVPLFFWLPDSYPEAPIPISALFAGLMTEVGAYALFRTLPILGGPEADDLRSILVAVSALTMVVGGIGALGRPTIRGVLAFLHVGQVGYLTLGLGLGSTLGVAGGLYLIVHDGLAMAAIFLAGGIAERVGGTGRLGAARGLGLSHRWASAAFLVPALALIGMPPLSGFWGKLLIIVAGFREGAWLATGVAVAASLLTLAALLRVWNAVYWGEPGGQARPDLGREAGPLAGSIGLGALTVVLGLAVVPLVGRCDRAAVQLLDRSTYEDAVLGAEAGPSAVAGVSP; encoded by the coding sequence GTGAACAACATCGTCTGCGTCCCCGTCGTGCTCCCCCTGGCCGCCTCGGTCGTGCTCCTCGCCCTGGGGGATCGCCCGGCGTTGAAGCGGTCGATCGCCCTCGCCGTCGGGGCGGCCCTGCTGGCGTTGGCCGGGCGGATGGCCTGGCGGTCGGCCTGGAACGAGGAGATCCTGGTCCTGGAGCTGGGGGGCTGGTCGGCCCGGCTCGGGATCGTCTGGATCGTCGACGCGACGGCGTCGATCATGCTTCTGCTGGCCGCCTCGGTCGGCCTGGGCGTCCTGCTGGCCGGGCCGGGGACGATTCGGGGCCCCCGGGAGTCGGACTCGATCGAGGCCCTGCACTTCTTCCTGATGGCCGGGGTGAACGGGTGTTTCGTCACGGGGGACCTGTTCAACCTGTTCGTCTTCTTCGAGGTCTTCCTGATGGCCTCGTACGTCCAGATCGCCCTGGGGGCGAGGCCGAGGCAGTTCGAACGGGCATTTCCCTACGTGATCATCAATTTCGTCGCCGGGCTGCTGATGCTGGCGGGGATCGGGGTGGTCTACGCCTCGGCGGGTACGGTGAACCTGGCGGAACTCTCGGAGGTCGTCTCCCGGGGCGGCCTGCCCCCCGCTTTCCGGGGCGGGGTCGCGGTCGTGCTGGCCGTCTTCGCGACCAAGGCGGCCCTGGTGCCGTTGTTCTTCTGGCTGCCCGACTCGTATCCCGAGGCCCCGATCCCGATCAGTGCCCTGTTCGCCGGGCTGATGACCGAGGTCGGCGCCTACGCCCTGTTCCGGACCCTGCCAATCCTGGGAGGTCCCGAGGCGGACGACCTGCGGTCGATCCTGGTCGCCGTCTCGGCCCTGACGATGGTGGTGGGAGGGATCGGGGCCCTCGGCAGGCCGACGATCCGGGGGGTGCTGGCGTTCCTGCACGTCGGCCAGGTGGGCTACCTGACCCTCGGCCTGGGATTGGGGTCGACGCTCGGCGTGGCGGGGGGACTCTACCTGATCGTCCACGACGGGCTCGCCATGGCCGCGATCTTCCTGGCCGGGGGGATCGCCGAGCGGGTCGGCGGGACCGGGAGGCTGGGGGCGGCCCGGGGGCTGGGTCTGTCGCACCGCTGGGCCTCGGCGGCGTTCCTGGTCCCGGCATTGGCGCTGATCGGGATGCCGCCGCTGAGCGGGTTCTGGGGGAAGCTGCTGATCATCGTCGCCGGCTTCCGGGAGGGGGCCTGGCTGGCGACCGGCGTGGCCGTGGCCGCCAGCCTGCTGACGCTGGCCGCGCTGCTCCGGGTCTGGAACGCGGTCTACTGGGGGGAGCCGGGGGGGCAGGCCCGGCCGGACCTCGGCCGGGAGGCCGGGCCGCTGGCCGGTTCGATCGGCCTGGGGGCGTTGACGGTCGTGCTCGGACTGGCCGTGGTGCCGCTGGTCGGCCGCTGCGACCGGGCCGCGGTGCAGCTCCTGGACCGCTCCACCTACGAGGACGCGGTCCTGGGCGCCGAAGCGGGGCCGTCGGCGGTCGCGGGGGTGTCGCCATGA
- a CDS encoding sodium:proton antiporter: MIGLSALVVGVLFSASVYLMLSGDRQQAVFGFVALANATNLVVLAASGLPGGASPALLGEEASGPYPDPLPQAFVLTAIVIGLANTAYLIYLTAAADRGPGADRAERSESD; this comes from the coding sequence ATGATCGGCCTGTCCGCCCTGGTCGTGGGGGTGCTGTTCTCGGCATCGGTCTACCTGATGCTCTCGGGAGACCGCCAGCAGGCGGTCTTCGGGTTCGTGGCCCTGGCGAACGCGACCAACCTCGTCGTGCTGGCGGCCTCGGGGCTGCCGGGGGGGGCGTCTCCGGCCCTGCTCGGGGAGGAGGCCTCGGGCCCCTACCCCGACCCCCTGCCCCAGGCGTTCGTGCTGACCGCGATCGTGATCGGCCTGGCGAACACCGCGTACCTGATCTACCTGACGGCCGCCGCCGACCGGGGGCCGGGGGCGGACCGGGCCGAGAGATCGGAGTCGGACTGA
- a CDS encoding MnhB domain-containing protein, with protein sequence MNSIIFERVARAVFPVALVFALYLLLRGHDRPGGGFIAGLVMAATIVLQALAFGGGPTRRTYASLLRPGLWLGLAIAMAAGLPIARGRPFLSHSHGEFGLPVLGTSVKLGTAQLFDLGIFLVVVGSTATVLALFVDPVGAEGEQP encoded by the coding sequence GTGAACTCGATCATCTTCGAGCGGGTGGCCCGGGCGGTCTTCCCCGTGGCCCTGGTCTTCGCCCTCTACCTGCTGCTGCGCGGGCACGACCGCCCCGGCGGCGGGTTCATCGCCGGGCTGGTGATGGCGGCGACGATCGTCCTGCAGGCGCTCGCCTTCGGCGGCGGGCCGACGCGGAGGACCTACGCGAGCCTGCTGCGGCCGGGACTGTGGCTCGGCCTGGCGATCGCGATGGCCGCCGGCCTGCCGATCGCCCGGGGGAGGCCGTTCCTCTCCCATTCCCACGGCGAGTTCGGGCTGCCGGTGCTGGGGACCTCGGTGAAGCTGGGGACGGCCCAGCTCTTCGACCTCGGCATCTTCCTGGTGGTGGTGGGCTCGACGGCGACGGTGCTCGCCCTGTTCGTCGACCCGGTCGGAGCGGAGGGGGAGCAGCCATGA
- the mbhE gene encoding hydrogen gas-evolving membrane-bound hydrogenase subunit E, with the protein MSGLLIAIIGVPFALAAVSVTLPGRWAGRLALLAPIAVLAMAAPLWPRVMDGSTTTIVPMPGLPGLFSLDLRVDRLGVFFVLLTAGVGLGTIQYARGYFGERSSGLFWAALLAFLGAMLGLALSDSLVLLFVFWELTTVSSFLLIGMDTDRAESRRGAIQAFLVTGLGGLALLAGIGLVGARAGTFDLSELAGRADAIVADPMLRAALVLMLVGAFSKSAQFPLHFWLPGAMAAPTPVSAFLHSAAMVKAGILLIGRLLPIFGASDLWTPTLVAVGLTTYVITGWLALRATDLKELLAYSTSGFLGLIVAFYGFAGRQGSSAGELLHIFNHATYKAALFFLVGWLDEAAGTRDLVRLGSKRVLRRSRAAAGLFALGTAAMAGLPLTLGFVSKEEFYGIALGGEFDRITPTIAAVALGSALMVGYSLKVFVRVFLGGERREEVEGRPPEQLSRWLLIVPGILLVVQVVGGIVPHWLLSRVVSPGHDWPGSPAVWHHVDPKLWMSLVAYGAGAVLFLGWEWSRRVPSLPGPQSAAEWLAGASTAGARRFADAVQAGGYPRYLSIILLAVVALSAAELLRDGTTMADLAGPWGPDLGMGAAFGAVAVAGGLLLVVMPSRLAKVILLSVVGFGVIGIFVLFRAPDLALTQILTDSISLILLLLILRHLPARRSGRRPWPKVLLHGAASIGIGLVMASLTWSAASHRAAGTSGDAQLLLADPLGGGQNVVNVILTDIRGADTMGEVAVLAIAALGVVVLHRTARVPKGGGS; encoded by the coding sequence ATGTCGGGGCTCTTGATCGCGATCATCGGGGTCCCGTTCGCGCTGGCCGCCGTCTCGGTGACCCTGCCGGGCCGATGGGCCGGCAGGCTGGCGCTGCTGGCCCCGATCGCCGTGCTGGCGATGGCCGCCCCCCTCTGGCCGAGGGTCATGGACGGCTCGACGACGACCATCGTCCCGATGCCCGGGCTGCCGGGGCTGTTCTCGCTGGATCTGAGGGTCGACCGGCTCGGCGTCTTCTTCGTCCTGCTGACCGCCGGAGTCGGCCTGGGGACGATCCAGTACGCCCGGGGATACTTCGGCGAGAGGTCCTCCGGCCTGTTCTGGGCCGCCTTGCTCGCGTTCCTCGGGGCGATGCTCGGCCTGGCGTTGTCCGATTCGCTGGTCCTCCTGTTCGTCTTCTGGGAGCTGACGACCGTCTCGTCGTTCCTGCTCATCGGCATGGACACGGATCGGGCCGAGTCGAGGCGGGGGGCGATCCAGGCGTTCCTCGTCACCGGGCTCGGCGGGCTGGCCCTGCTGGCGGGCATCGGCCTGGTCGGCGCCCGGGCGGGGACGTTCGACCTCTCCGAACTCGCGGGCCGGGCCGACGCGATCGTCGCCGACCCGATGCTCCGGGCGGCCCTGGTGCTGATGCTGGTCGGGGCGTTCTCCAAGTCGGCCCAGTTCCCCCTGCATTTCTGGCTGCCGGGGGCGATGGCGGCGCCGACGCCGGTCAGCGCCTTCCTGCACTCGGCGGCGATGGTCAAGGCGGGGATCCTGCTCATCGGTCGGCTCCTGCCGATCTTCGGGGCTTCGGACCTCTGGACGCCCACCCTGGTGGCCGTCGGCCTGACGACCTACGTGATCACCGGCTGGCTCGCGTTGCGGGCGACCGACCTGAAGGAGCTGCTCGCCTACAGCACGAGCGGCTTCCTCGGGCTGATCGTGGCCTTCTATGGCTTTGCCGGGAGGCAGGGGTCGTCGGCGGGCGAACTGCTTCATATCTTCAACCATGCGACCTACAAGGCGGCGCTGTTCTTCCTGGTCGGCTGGCTCGACGAGGCGGCGGGGACGAGGGACCTGGTCCGGCTCGGCTCGAAGCGGGTGTTGAGGCGGAGCCGGGCGGCGGCGGGGCTGTTCGCCCTGGGGACGGCGGCGATGGCGGGCCTGCCGCTGACCCTCGGGTTCGTCAGCAAGGAGGAGTTCTACGGGATCGCCCTCGGCGGGGAATTCGACCGGATCACCCCGACGATCGCGGCGGTGGCCCTCGGCAGCGCCTTGATGGTGGGGTACTCGCTGAAGGTGTTCGTCCGGGTCTTCCTCGGCGGGGAACGGCGGGAGGAGGTGGAGGGCCGCCCCCCCGAGCAACTCTCCAGGTGGCTGCTGATCGTGCCGGGGATCTTGCTGGTGGTGCAGGTCGTCGGCGGGATCGTGCCGCACTGGCTGCTCTCCCGGGTCGTCTCGCCGGGGCACGACTGGCCGGGGAGCCCGGCGGTCTGGCACCACGTCGATCCGAAGCTCTGGATGAGCCTGGTCGCGTACGGCGCCGGGGCGGTGCTGTTCCTGGGCTGGGAGTGGTCGAGGCGGGTCCCGAGCCTCCCCGGGCCGCAGTCGGCCGCCGAATGGCTGGCCGGGGCCTCGACCGCCGGGGCGAGGCGGTTCGCCGACGCGGTACAGGCGGGGGGATACCCGAGATACCTGTCGATCATCCTGCTGGCGGTCGTCGCCCTGTCTGCCGCCGAACTGCTCCGGGACGGAACGACGATGGCCGACCTGGCCGGGCCCTGGGGGCCGGACCTGGGCATGGGGGCGGCCTTCGGGGCGGTCGCGGTGGCGGGGGGCCTGCTGCTGGTGGTGATGCCGTCGAGGCTGGCGAAGGTGATCCTGCTCTCGGTCGTCGGCTTCGGCGTGATCGGCATCTTCGTGCTCTTCCGGGCGCCGGACCTGGCCCTGACGCAGATCCTGACCGACTCGATCAGCCTGATCCTGCTGCTCCTGATCCTCCGGCACCTGCCCGCGCGCCGGTCGGGCCGTCGGCCGTGGCCGAAGGTGCTGCTCCACGGGGCGGCGTCGATCGGGATCGGGCTGGTGATGGCGTCGCTCACGTGGTCGGCGGCCTCGCACCGGGCGGCCGGGACCTCCGGGGACGCCCAGCTCTTGCTGGCCGACCCCCTGGGGGGCGGGCAGAACGTGGTGAACGTCATCCTGACCGACATCCGGGGGGCGGACACGATGGGGGAGGTGGCCGTGCTGGCGATCGCCGCCCTGGGGGTGGTCGTGCTCCACCGGACCGCCCGGGTGCCGAAGGGGGGCGGCTCGTGA
- a CDS encoding fatty acid desaturase family protein codes for MDGMASTTPRPAFNAPGLRRRIRDLRRVDSLRGLGYLAIEYACLAAVIAGAVVFAEGRAGWGLAWAWNVPVFASAIVLVGAIQHRLAGLGHEASHSCLLRDKVANDLAADLLCMFPLLSTIHSYRAFHLAHHQYTNDPGRDPDLVNLGPGKRSGEFPMSRRKLLVAIYLAPLSSPRSFLRYQWAYIAVNVLGIGRNVYAERQGEAGPRLLPATSLGLAYVSGLEAVLWGSYLVGSMAWLVVAGAAGLVAVLLATRCLPVRAFARPPIRHPYGPRTAGALRLSYYTAVIVLLGLLLPATGGRSAVYAMLLWFVPMSTTFMYFMYLRDVYQHSNADEGRLTNSRVFRCDPFTTWAVFVYGQGYHVTHHLFPTIPQDRLGPLHRLLREEHPEYASQVVECHGTFADRLGRPTIVDVLTAPRPDGRPGREDAPGAGGG; via the coding sequence ATGGACGGAATGGCCTCGACGACCCCGAGGCCGGCCTTCAACGCCCCCGGGCTCCGGCGGCGAATCCGGGACCTCCGCCGGGTCGACTCCCTGAGGGGCCTGGGCTACCTGGCGATCGAATACGCCTGCCTCGCCGCCGTGATCGCCGGCGCGGTCGTGTTCGCCGAGGGGCGGGCCGGCTGGGGGCTGGCCTGGGCCTGGAACGTTCCGGTGTTCGCCTCGGCGATCGTGCTGGTGGGGGCGATCCAGCACCGCCTGGCCGGGCTCGGGCACGAGGCGTCGCACTCCTGCCTGCTGCGGGACAAGGTCGCCAACGACCTCGCGGCCGACCTGCTCTGCATGTTCCCGCTGCTCTCGACGATCCACTCCTACCGCGCCTTCCACCTGGCCCACCACCAGTACACCAACGACCCGGGCCGGGACCCGGACCTGGTGAACCTGGGGCCCGGGAAGCGATCGGGTGAGTTCCCGATGTCGAGGAGGAAGCTGCTGGTGGCGATCTACCTGGCGCCGCTGTCCTCCCCGCGTTCGTTCCTGCGCTACCAGTGGGCCTACATCGCCGTCAACGTGCTGGGGATCGGCCGGAACGTCTACGCCGAGCGGCAAGGCGAGGCCGGGCCCAGGCTCCTCCCGGCGACGAGCCTGGGGTTGGCCTACGTCTCGGGGCTGGAGGCGGTCCTCTGGGGCTCCTACCTGGTCGGGTCGATGGCCTGGCTGGTTGTCGCCGGGGCGGCCGGCCTGGTCGCCGTCCTGCTGGCGACGAGGTGTCTGCCCGTCCGGGCCTTCGCCCGCCCCCCGATCCGGCACCCCTACGGGCCGAGGACGGCCGGCGCCCTCCGGCTCTCCTATTACACGGCGGTGATCGTCCTGCTCGGCCTGCTGCTGCCGGCGACGGGGGGGAGGTCGGCGGTCTACGCGATGCTCCTCTGGTTCGTGCCGATGTCGACGACGTTCATGTATTTTATGTATCTGCGCGACGTGTATCAGCATTCCAACGCCGATGAGGGACGGCTGACCAACTCCCGGGTCTTCCGCTGCGACCCCTTCACCACCTGGGCGGTGTTCGTCTACGGCCAGGGCTACCACGTCACGCACCACCTGTTCCCGACGATCCCCCAAGACCGGCTCGGCCCCCTGCACCGGCTGCTCCGGGAGGAGCACCCGGAGTACGCCTCGCAGGTCGTCGAATGCCACGGCACCTTCGCCGACCGCCTCGGACGGCCGACGATCGTCGACGTGCTGACCGCCCCCCGCCCGGACGGCCGGCCCGGCCGGGAAGACGCCCCGGGAGCCGGTGGGGGATGA
- a CDS encoding glycosyltransferase family 39 protein — protein MTDDAPPRHDDMTAPEAPSGPFRRVAWVASIGAVLAVLALAGWFRLSSLGAIPVHLADESYYGLQSSRMARGESFRMHTTSGNLVDPFLLLPQAALHLAFEPSTWVMRLPVALSGLAAVGMLFLAARRLDRGTATLAAVLLATTPKAIMFSRIGCEFGQTPLVGAVAAWFALRGRGVGLVLTLLAGQLVHPTNVLLVPILVPVFLVRFRGRFADDPGGLRRAFRRWSIAAGVAVLGVAVALLRRPFLRQMLRARFEGWSWSDAPIYLDLAALFPFHGTLLGLDADRHGRLVWAVALAVLLPGVIRLAIGRRWDRLAIVAGATLGLASLYVLGGATVLGPTDRYGTVLLVPGALASGCLIMALLPGRRSAPAPAPAVDRPRPPVAPNLLAAAIGGGLLVVSYANVVSPVANAPESIWTFRDEARDPYRRAIEVIEADMAGSDSGAPAGRPRLIIAQDYFVSTPLSYLAGGRGDLVVAELITIPELGELVVGRDPLAAERPRLADRLAEGDYAVSGHSIFPQLMAFIGEVARDGFPADRVRHWPVSGPLNLAVYRVAPPARAVARDGPDARRR, from the coding sequence ATGACCGACGACGCACCGCCCCGGCACGACGACATGACGGCCCCCGAGGCCCCATCGGGGCCATTCCGGAGGGTGGCGTGGGTCGCCTCGATCGGCGCCGTCCTGGCGGTGCTCGCGCTGGCGGGCTGGTTCCGGTTGAGCAGCCTGGGGGCGATCCCGGTCCACCTGGCGGACGAGTCGTATTACGGCCTGCAGTCGTCCCGGATGGCCCGGGGCGAGTCGTTCCGGATGCACACGACCTCGGGGAACCTCGTCGACCCGTTCCTGCTGCTCCCCCAGGCGGCCCTGCACCTGGCCTTCGAGCCGTCGACCTGGGTCATGCGGCTTCCGGTCGCGCTGTCGGGCCTGGCGGCGGTGGGGATGCTGTTCCTCGCCGCCCGGCGGCTCGACCGGGGGACGGCGACCCTGGCCGCCGTCCTCCTGGCGACGACGCCCAAGGCGATCATGTTCTCGAGGATCGGTTGCGAGTTCGGCCAGACGCCGCTGGTCGGTGCCGTCGCGGCCTGGTTCGCGCTGCGGGGCAGGGGGGTCGGCCTGGTGCTCACGCTGCTGGCGGGGCAGCTGGTGCACCCGACCAACGTGCTGCTGGTGCCGATCCTCGTGCCGGTGTTCCTCGTCCGCTTCCGGGGCCGGTTCGCCGACGACCCGGGTGGCCTCCGCCGGGCGTTCCGACGCTGGTCGATCGCCGCGGGGGTGGCGGTGCTCGGGGTGGCGGTCGCCCTGCTCCGCAGGCCCTTCCTGAGGCAGATGCTCCGGGCCCGGTTCGAGGGCTGGTCGTGGTCGGATGCGCCGATTTACCTCGATTTGGCCGCGCTGTTCCCCTTCCACGGCACCCTCCTCGGGCTGGACGCCGATCGGCATGGGAGGCTTGTCTGGGCGGTGGCGCTGGCGGTCCTGCTGCCCGGCGTCATCCGGCTGGCGATCGGGAGGCGGTGGGACCGGCTGGCGATCGTCGCCGGGGCCACCCTGGGCCTGGCGTCGCTCTACGTCCTCGGCGGGGCGACCGTCCTCGGCCCGACCGACCGCTACGGGACCGTGCTGCTCGTGCCGGGGGCGCTGGCCTCGGGATGCCTGATCATGGCCCTGCTCCCCGGCCGTCGATCCGCCCCGGCCCCGGCCCCGGCCGTCGACCGGCCCCGGCCTCCCGTCGCCCCCAACCTGCTGGCGGCGGCGATCGGCGGGGGCCTGCTGGTCGTCTCCTACGCCAATGTCGTCTCCCCGGTCGCCAACGCCCCGGAGTCGATCTGGACCTTCCGTGACGAAGCCCGGGATCCCTACCGCCGGGCGATCGAGGTCATCGAGGCGGACATGGCCGGGTCGGACTCGGGGGCCCCGGCCGGTCGCCCCCGGCTGATCATCGCCCAGGATTACTTCGTCTCGACCCCCCTGAGCTACCTGGCCGGGGGCCGGGGCGATTTGGTGGTGGCCGAGCTGATCACGATCCCCGAGCTGGGAGAGCTCGTCGTCGGCCGGGACCCGCTGGCCGCCGAGCGCCCCCGGCTGGCCGATCGGCTGGCCGAGGGGGACTACGCCGTCAGCGGGCACAGCATCTTCCCGCAACTCATGGCGTTCATCGGCGAGGTCGCCCGGGACGGCTTCCCCGCCGACCGGGTCCGGCACTGGCCGGTCTCCGGGCCGCTGAACCTCGCCGTCTACCGGGTCGCCCCCCCGGCCCGGGCCGTCGCCCGGGACGGGCCGGACGCCCGTCGCCGCTGA